From the genome of Arvicola amphibius chromosome 9, mArvAmp1.2, whole genome shotgun sequence, one region includes:
- the Bcdin3d gene encoding RNA 5'-monophosphate methyltransferase translates to MAAAEKLAAEKLAAEEAVEKENPGALKPGAAPFGNFPHYSRFHPPEQRLRLLPRELLRQLFPPEGPERRPILGLDVGCNSGDLSVALCKHFLSLRDGEPCSGASRDLRLLCCDIDPVLVERAEKACPFPDALTFITLDIMDQRNRKVPLSSFLSQFGRSVFDIVFCMSVTMWIHLNHGDRGLWEFLAHLSSLCRYLLVEPQPWKCYRAAARRLRKLGLHNFDHFSSLTIRGDMAGQIVRILTQDHAMELVRCFGNTSWDRSLLLFRAKHAVETHQPLNR, encoded by the exons ATGGCGGCGGCTGAGAAGTTGGCGGCCGAGAAGTTGGCAGCTGAAGAGGCTGTGGAGAAGGAGAATCCGGGAGCTCTGAAACCCGGAGCCGCCCCGTTCGGAAATTTCCCTCATTATTCTCGCTTCCACCCTCCCGAGCAAAGGCTCCGCCTTCTACCCCGGGAGCTTCTTCGGCAGCTCTTCCCTCCCGAGGGTCCCGAGAGGAGGCCGATCCTAGGGCTCGACGTGGGGTGTAACTCCGGG GACCTGAGTGTGGCTCTGTGCAAACATTTCCTTTCCCTGCGTGATGGGGAGCCCTGCTCAGGTGCCTCCAGAGATCTCCGCCTCCTCTGCTGTGATATAGATCCAGTCCTTGTGGAGCGAGCTGAAAAAGCATGCCCTTTTCCCGATGCTCTGACCTTTATCACCTTGGACATCATGGATCAAAGGAACAGGAAGGTTCCCTTGAGTTCTTTCTTAAGCCAGTTTGGACGTTCTGTTTTTGACATAGTCTTCTGCATGTCAGTAACCATGTGGATTCATCTGAACCATGGGGACCGTGGTCTGTGGGAGTTCCTggcccatctctcctctctctgtcgcTACCTCCTTGTGGAGCCACAGCCCTGGAAGTGTTACCGGGCCGCTGCAAGGCGCCTCCGAAAGCTGGGACTCCATAACTTTGATCATTTCAGCTCTCTCACCATCCGAGGCGATATGGCCGGTCAGATCGTGCGGATCCTGACGCAGGACCATGCAATGGAATTAGTGCGCTGCTTTGGCAACACCAGCTGGGACCGAAGCCTTCTGCTCTTCAGAGCAAAGCACGCCGTGGAGACTCATCAGCCCCTGAACCGctga